A window of Acidobacteriota bacterium genomic DNA:
GCGCTTCGCCTGCGAGTTCACTTCTCCGCTCAGCGTGACCACCGCGTTCTTGACCGTGTATTTCACGGCGTCGTGCATCTTGTTCACGATCAGGGCAGCGTCTAGATTGTGCTCGATGCCCTTGTCCAACTCGGAGTTCACGGTCTTGGCTTCTTTCTCGACGCCCGGAGGGATCACGGCGATCTGGTCCGCGACGACCTGCGAGCCCGCCATCGACCGGGCAATGGATTCGGCCCTCGCCTTCTCGTCCTCACTGGCGACTTGTCCCCCAAGGGTCACGACGCCTTTGTCGCGATCCTGACTGACGGTCACATCCTTGAAACCTGCCTGATCGAGCGCTTTGCGGATACCGTCGGAAACTTCAGGTGATGCCGTCGTGCTGGAGCATCCAGAGAGGATCCCAACGGCAAGCAACGTGAGCATGGCCACAGACAATGCAAGCTTTTTCATGACTTCTCCTTCGATACGCCGAGTTGGAATCTCGCGGGCGAGAGGACATCCTCGCGGTGTGCTGCACGGGCTCGTTTCATGGGCTTCCTCCCAATAAGGATGGGCGGCGCTGGAAGGACTGTCTGCCTCTTTTTGACCACGGCGCGACGCCGTTGCCCTAAAAAGGCGCAGCTCGGTTCAGTCAGGCGGCCAGCAACAGCATACCGCGCATCTAACTGAGCAATACTGACCACCCTTTAGCCGGTGCATGGTCGAGTATTGGTAGGAGTGCCTGGATCCAACGACCGTCGCCAACGGCTTCGCAGCCGGTGTGCGCGCGCGAGAACATGAGCCCTGAAAAAGCATTAGTTGTTGAAGATGACCAGAGCGCCGTCCCCGGTGCCGCGCGAAATATGCCCAACGCGGCTGACAAACCCGTGGCGCCCCCCCACTCACGCAAGCTGAGTGTGATCGCATTGGTGCGTCCGCACTGGAAGGCCCTGACCCTCGCGCTGGTCGCGATCATCGGTGAATCGGTCACCGACATCCTCGAGCCGTGGCCCATCAAGATCGTCGTCGACAACATCCAGCAGTCGGGGAAGCTTCCCGGATGGCTGGGCGAGGTCATCAGAGACTGGTTCGGCGGGAACCAATATGCCGTCCTGAACTTTGCGGTGGCGGCGGTGGCGGTGATCGCGATCGTGGGCGCCGTGAGCTCCTTCTTCGAGAAGTACCTGACGACGAGTGTGAGCCAGTGGGTGGGCCACGACCTGCGTCGGACGCTGTATCACCATATCCAGAGGCTCTCGCTGGCCGAGCACGATGAGAAGCGGACCGGCGACCTGATCACGCGCATCACCAGCGACATCGAAGCCGTGCAGAATTTCATCAACCAGGCGCTGCTCGGCGTCCTGGTCAACGTGATGACGCTGCTCGGCATGATCGGCGTGATGTTCTACCTCAACTGGCGCTTCACCCTGATCGCGCTGTCGATCTCGCCGGTACTTTTTTTCGTGGTCTATTCCTACACGCGGCGCATCAAGCGCGCCTCGCGCGCAGTGCGGAAGAAGGAAGGCGAACTGCTCTCCATGGTGCAGGAGGTGCTGACCTCCATCCGCGTGGTCAAGGCGTTTGCCCGGGAAGATTACGAACAGAAGCGATTCGAATCGGAGAGTCTGGAGAACGTAGAGGCGGGACTGCAGGCGCGCGGGGTCAAGGCCAAGCTCGCACCGGTGGTGGAGGTGCTGGTGGCCATCGGCACGTGCCTGGTGTTGTGGTACGGAGCGAGGCTTGCGCTAGCGGACCAGATCACCACCGGCACGCTCATCGTCTTCCTGCTGTATCTGGGGAAGATGTACAAGCCGATGCGAGATCTCTCCAAGATGACCGACACCATTTCGAAGGCGACGGTGGGCTACGAGCGCATCCAGGAAGTGCTGGAGATCGAGAGCCGGGTGAAGGATGACCCGGGGGCACGCAACGCCCCGAAGTTCAAAGGTCAGATCGAATTCGCGAATGTGAGCTTTGACTACGGAGGCGAGGAAAAGACGCCCGTACTCAAGGACATCAGTTTCAAGATCGAAGCCGGACAGGTGGCGGCGATCGTCGGTCCCTCGGGGACGGGGAAGACCACGCTGGTGGGCTTGATCCCGCGCTTCTACGACCCAGTTTCCGGACATGTCGCGATCGATGGCATGAATATCCGGCGCTACCGGCTGAAGTCGGTGCGCGATCAGATCAGTTTCGTCCTGCAAGACACCCTGCTGTTCCGCGCCACGATCTGGGAGAACATCGCCTATGGTAGACCCGGCGCCTCACCCAAGGAGATCAAGCGCGCGGCTGCGCTGGCGAACGCAGAGGAATTCATCGAGGCGATGCCAGACGGCTACGACACCATGGTGGGCGAACGCGGCGTGACGCTCTCCGGTGGTCAACGGCAGCGGATCGCGATCGCCCGGGCGGTCATTCGCGATACTCCGATCCTGATCCTGGACGAGCCCACGGTGGGCCTGGATGCCGAATCCGAGCAATTGGTGATCGAAGCCCTGGACAAACTGATGAAGGGTAGAACGTCGGTCGTGATCGCACATCATCTCGATACCATCCGCCACGCGGATGTGATCTTCGTGATCAAGGATTGCGAACTGGTGGAGCAAGGGACGCACGAGGCCCTTCTGGCGAGCAAAGGTGTGTATGCAGAACTGCACAGAATCCAGGCTCCGAAGAAAGTAGGCTGATGGGGCGAGTGGTCCATGGCC
This region includes:
- a CDS encoding BON domain-containing protein, encoding MKKLALSVAMLTLLAVGILSGCSSTTASPEVSDGIRKALDQAGFKDVTVSQDRDKGVVTLGGQVASEDEKARAESIARSMAGSQVVADQIAVIPPGVEKEAKTVNSELDKGIEHNLDAALIVNKMHDAVKYTVKNAVVTLSGEVNSQAKRDAAEKVAMGVPYVKQVVNNLQVKDQKATSTQ
- a CDS encoding ABC transporter ATP-binding protein/permease, yielding MAPPHSRKLSVIALVRPHWKALTLALVAIIGESVTDILEPWPIKIVVDNIQQSGKLPGWLGEVIRDWFGGNQYAVLNFAVAAVAVIAIVGAVSSFFEKYLTTSVSQWVGHDLRRTLYHHIQRLSLAEHDEKRTGDLITRITSDIEAVQNFINQALLGVLVNVMTLLGMIGVMFYLNWRFTLIALSISPVLFFVVYSYTRRIKRASRAVRKKEGELLSMVQEVLTSIRVVKAFAREDYEQKRFESESLENVEAGLQARGVKAKLAPVVEVLVAIGTCLVLWYGARLALADQITTGTLIVFLLYLGKMYKPMRDLSKMTDTISKATVGYERIQEVLEIESRVKDDPGARNAPKFKGQIEFANVSFDYGGEEKTPVLKDISFKIEAGQVAAIVGPSGTGKTTLVGLIPRFYDPVSGHVAIDGMNIRRYRLKSVRDQISFVLQDTLLFRATIWENIAYGRPGASPKEIKRAAALANAEEFIEAMPDGYDTMVGERGVTLSGGQRQRIAIARAVIRDTPILILDEPTVGLDAESEQLVIEALDKLMKGRTSVVIAHHLDTIRHADVIFVIKDCELVEQGTHEALLASKGVYAELHRIQAPKKVG